ATTGATGGCACGAGAGGCCATAGAGTAACCAAACCCTAGCGTTACCGCATTGAGTAACTGCCCTGAAGTCGTGGTTCCCCAATTTGCCCCGATGTTTCTTAGAATGAGCCGATACAACTTAAAGGACTCTTTGGGGTTTGTTTTTTCATAGATTTGTGCAAGGCCTAACCGTGCGGTGATCCGTGCTAGAGCCACTGAGGAGTGCATAAAATCCGCCCCATGCCATGCATAGTAAGAAGTCTTGTAATTCACGGCAGAATCTTTCACCGCAGCATTGCTGAGGACCTTGTTAAAGTAGGTCTCTGCCCTTGCTGTGTTTTTTTCCACTCCCTTGCCCTCTGCATACAATCCCCCCAAAAGGGCACTGCCAAACATATCCCCTGCTCTGTCTGCGGCTAAAAACGCATCAAAGGCTTGTTTGTATTGTTGCTCGCTCTGGGCCATAAGCCCTTTTTGCACATCGGGGCTTAACTGAATTTCGTGGGTTTCACACACCGAAGCCGCGCTAAAAAGCACCATTAAAGAAAATAAACCTGACCCTGAGTCATCCTCGTCGTAGGTGTTGTAGGGTCTTAACAAAGATCTGCTATAGGCATCAGAAAATTTTTGTGCCCTGATACAAGCGGGCGAAGTCCCCGGATTGGCTTGTCTAACTAGACCTTGTTGTAACGAAGGGTTAATCCCTTCAC
This window of the Helicobacter sp. NHP19-012 genome carries:
- a CDS encoding sel1 repeat family protein, whose product is MLRPYNTYDEDDSGSGLFSLMVLFSAASVCETHEIQLSPDVQKGLMAQSEQQYKQAFDAFLAADRAGDMFGSALLGGLYAEGKGVEKNTARAETYFNKVLSNAAVKDSAVNYKTSYYAWHGADFMHSSVALARITARLGLAQIYEKTNPKESFKLYRLILRNIGANWGTTTSGQLLNAVTLGFGYSMASRAINLKALDPSATKDPYAKQLISIALYKIGMAYKEGRGTHVKRKKAIEFLEKARDFGNQKAIEALRGLL